Proteins found in one Quercus robur chromosome 2, dhQueRobu3.1, whole genome shotgun sequence genomic segment:
- the LOC126713577 gene encoding glucuronoxylan 4-O-methyltransferase 3, which yields MKSKTPFSINLKLILLCFFFLLLLILVTRSSFSSSQQPVSETHLSNSTSTTQGPQSSTTTPCPSLPLSQTCTKTPPSLANALIHYATTNITPQQTFKEISVSARILAKKSPCNFLVFGLGHDSLMWTSLNHGGRTVFLEEDKSWIKQILERLPTLESYHVEYDTKVHQADQLIKIGMEEDCKVVSDPRFSKCQLALKGFPSEVYDIEWDLIMVDAPTGYHDNAPGRMSAIYTAGLMARNREEGETDVFVHDVDRVVEDKFSNAFLCEGYLTEQEGRIRHFTIPSHRARLGRPFCP from the coding sequence ATGAAGTCTAAAACTCCATTCTCAATCAACCTCAAGCTCATCCTTCTctgctttttctttctcttgctcCTCATCTTAGTAACAAGATCAAGTTTTTCGTCTTCCCAGCAACCAGTCTCAGAAACCCATCTCTCAAACTCAACAAGCACCACTCAAGGACCacaatcatcaacaacaacaccaTGTCCATCCCTACCCTTATCACAAACTTGCACCAAAACCCCACCTTCCCTAGCCAATGCTCTCATCCACTATGCAACAACCAACATAACCCCACAACAAACCTTCAAAGAAATCTCAGTTTCAGCAAGAATCCTAGCCAAAAAATCACCATGTAACTTCCTAGTCTTTGGCCTAGGTCATGACAGTCTCATGTGGACCTCACTCAACCATGGTGGCCGCACGGTTTTCCTAGAAGAAGACAAGTCATGGATCAAGCAAATCCTTGAACGTTTGCCCACATTAGAGTCATACCATGTTGAGTATGACACCAAGGTTCACCAAGCTGACCAGCTCATCAAGATTGGAATGGAAGAAGACTGCAAAGTTGTGAGTGATCCAAGATTCTCAAAGTGCCAACTTGCACTCAAAGGCTTTCCAAGTGAAGTGTATGACATAGAATGGGACTTGATCATGGTGGATGCACCTACTGGGTACCATGATAATGCCCCAGGAAGAATGAGTGCTATATACACAGCTGGATTGATGGCTAGGAATAGAGAGGAGGGTGAGACTGATGTGTTTGTGCATGATGTTGATAGAGTTGTGGAGGACAAGTTCTCTAATGCTTTCCTTTGTGAAGGGTATTTGACAGAACAAGAAGGGAGAATAAGGCACTTCACTATCCCAAGTCACAGGGCTCGCCTTGGTAGACCCTTTTGTCCATAG
- the LOC126713580 gene encoding uncharacterized protein LOC126713580, which translates to MARQLHQLMQTLPITSQLSLAVITLLLCAIALLMCASHSRKWHHRWIACYGFANEDPVINLNINEPTILTTAGNGGHESMMISGELSVWKKNIIMGGKCQLPDFSGVIIYDANGNIVTPATARTPRPLLTWK; encoded by the coding sequence ATGGCTCGCCAGCTTCATCAATTGATGCAAACTCTCCCAATCACGTCTCAACTCAGCCTAGCAGTGATAACTCTTCTTTTGTGTGCCATTGCATTGCTCATGTGTGCTTCTCATTCCCGTAAATGGCATCATCGTTGGATTGCATGCTATGGTTTTGCCAATGAAGATCCTGTAATAAATCTCAACATTAATGAACCAACAATCCTAACTACTGCTGGGAATGGTGGTCATGAAAGCATGATGATTAGCGGTGAGCTCTCAGTGTGGAAGAAGAACATAATCATGGGAGGCAAATGTCAGCTACCTGATTTTTCTGGTGTCATAATATACGATGCAAATGGGAATATAGTTACCCCTGCCACTGCCAGAACTCCACGCCCTTTACTCACTTGGAAGTAA
- the LOC126713573 gene encoding DEAD-box ATP-dependent RNA helicase 39-like, which translates to MGGSVTAARRSLLTLSLSSPNLFTLSRLSSSAKRFPLLKLSKPTRVLQGFRPLCTTTTTTTTEPDQIKHSMLLERLRFRHLKDSASKPPLTTTTSKPLNAVQTETEDGFKNKNKKKKVVERFEELGLTEEVMGVVKEMGIEVPTEIQCIGVPAVLEGKSVVLGSHTGSGKTFAYMLPLVQLLRQDEALCGMLMRPRRPRAVVLCPTRELSEQVFRVAKSISHHARFRSTMVSGGGRVRPQEDSLNNPIDMVVGTPGRVLQHIEEGNIVYGDIKYVVLDEADTMFDRGFGPDIRKFLGPLKNRASKPGGEGFQTVLVTATMTRAVQNLVDEEFQGIVHLRTSTLHKKVASARHDFIKLSGSENKLEALLQVLGPSLSKGNRVMVFCNTLNSSRAVDHFLGENQISTVNYHGEVPAEQRVENLKRFKSDDGDCPSLVCTDLAARGLDLDVDHVIMFDFPSNSIDYLHRTGRTARMGAKGKVTSLVAKRDLVLATRIEEALRKNESLESLTVDNVRRDIARSRITEQNRTNVKSVKISNQKNKITRKGKEESTPAKSSKRAVQVSKSVKSSSSANTSRKAPSTSSGKKPTAIKKSRSVKSAASKLSSKNKVTRKGKEASTPAKSSKRAVQVSKSVKSSSSANTSRKAPSTSSGKKPTAIKKSRSVKSAASKLSVVGFRGRASWSNKKESLRSS; encoded by the exons atggGAGGAAGTGTAACAGCAGCAAGAAGAAGCCTTCTCACTCTTTCACTGTCTTCCCCAAACCTCTTCACTCTCTCTCGCCTTTCTTCCTCGGCCAAACGCTTCCCACTTCTCAAACTCTCAAAACCCACTAGGGTTTTACAAGGGTTTAGGCCTCTAtgtaccaccaccaccaccaccaccaccgaaCCTGACCAAATCAAGCACTCCATGCTTCTGGAGCGTCTGAGGTTTAGACACCTCAAAGACTCTGCCTCCAAACCCCCGCTAACTACAACAACTTCAAAGCCACTGAATGCTGTCCAGACTGAAACTGAAGATGGGTttaagaacaagaacaagaagaagaaagtggttGAGCGTTTTGAGGAGTTGGGTCTTACTGAGGAGGTTATGGGGGTTGTGAAGGAGATGGGTATTGAAGTTCCTACTGAGATTCAGTGTATTGGTGTCCCTGCTGTCTTGGAAGGGAAAAGTGTGGTTTTGGGTTCTCACACTGGCTCTGGTAAAACTTTCGCTTACATGCTTCCCCTTGTTCAG ttgCTGAGACAGGATGAGGCATTGTGTGGTATGCTAATGAGGCCGAGGCGTCCTCGAGCTGTAGTGCTATGCCCCACAAGGGAGTTGTCTGAGCAG GTATTTCGTGTTGCAAAGTCTATCAGTCATCATGCACGGTTCCGTTCTACCATGGTAAGCGGTGGTGGCAGGGTAAGACCCCAGGAGGATTCTTTAAATAACCCAATCGATATGGTAGTTGGGACCCCTGGCAGGGTTCTTCAACATATTGAGGAGGGCAACATAGTTTATGGTGATATCAAATATGTG GTGTTGGATGAGGCTGACACCATGTTTGATCGTGGCTTTGGACCTGACATTCGGAAGTTTCTTGGCCCATTAAAAAATCGTGCATCAAAACCTGGTGGTGAAGGATTTCAAACTGTTTTGGTCACTGCAACAATGACAAGG GCAGTGCAAAATCTGGTCGATGAGGAGTTTCAAGGCATTGTACATTTGCGTACATCAACACTGCATAAGAAAGTTGCATCTGCTCGACATGATTTCATCAAACTCTCAGGTTCTGAAAACAAGCTGGAAGCATTATTACAG GTTCTGGGGCCAAGTTTATCGAAGGGAAACAGGGTGATGGTATTCTGTAACACATTAAATTCTAGCCGTGCTGTGGATCACTTTCTGGGTGAAAATCAGATTTCTACAGTGAATTACCATGGCGAGGTGCCTGCTGAACAAAG GGTTGAAAACCTTAAAAGGTTTAAGAGTGATGATGGAGATTGCCCCTCACTGGTGTGCACAGATTTGGCTGCCAGGGGACTGGACTTGGATGTGGATCATGTTATCATGTTTGATTTTCCCTCAAACTCT ATTGATTACCTTCATCGCACAGGAAGAACGGCCCGTATGGGTGCTAAAG GGAAAGTGACAAGTTTGGTGGCTAAAAGGGACCTCGTATTGGCCACCCGAATAGAGGAGGCCTTGAGGAAGAATGAGAGCTTGGAGTCGCTTACTGTAGATAATGTTCGGAGGGACATTGCAAGGTCCCGAATAACTGAGCAGAATCGGACAAATGTTAAATCGGTTAAGATTTCAAATCAGAAAAATAAGATTACAAGGAAAGGTAAAGAGGAATCTACTCCGGCAAAATCTTCCAAGCGAGCAGTTCAGGTATCAAAGTCAGTAAAGTCATCATCCAGTGCAAATACCTCAAGAAAAGCACCTTCAACTTCAAGTGGGAAGAAGCCAACAGCCATCAAAAAGTCTAGGTCTGTCAAGTCTGCAGCTTCCAAACTTAGCTCGAAAAATAAGGTTACAAGGAAAGGTAAAGAGGCATCTACTCCGGCAAAATCTTCCAAGCGAGCAGTTCAGGTATCAAAGTCAGTAAAGTCATCATCCAGTGCAAATACCTCAAGAAAAGCACCTTCAACTTCAAGTGGGAAGAAGCCAACAGCCATCAAAAAGTCTAGGTCTGTCAAGTCTGCAGCTTCCAAACTTAGCGTTGTTGGGTTTAGGGGGCGTGCTTCTTGGTCGAATAAGAAAGAATCACTGAGGTCCAGTTGA
- the LOC126713576 gene encoding DEAD-box ATP-dependent RNA helicase 39-like, producing the protein MRGKTKALLTLSYSLFSPVFKPQPHTTSWALLGFTSLSTKASNSEQPNNNNRDSILLEKFRQRRLKGSSNDAPKTKPRPSPESSTSANEDGPTKEVSSFTELGLSEELTEAAGHMGVFVPSEIQCVGIPAVLNGKSVVFSAQPKSGRTLAYLLPLVQLLRQETKPKHPRAVVLCTTEELSDEVFQVAKFISDSAQAAQLKSEKVNGSNQKILSNAPIGMIVGTPGEVLQHIDEGNVVPDEIKYLVLDEVDTMFGCGLGPEIQKILRPLKNHASKSNDKGFQTVLVTSTAAKILGEQLSPFVERLEHSHAGQIAAMLLEMDKTEVFHLTESLDVLKKKVAEAMDSLNITASES; encoded by the exons ATGAGAGGAAAAACCAAAGCCCTTCTCACTCTCTCatactctctcttctctccaGTCTTCAAACCACAACCACACACAACCTCTTGGGCTCTTCTTGGTTTTACCTCTCTTTCCACCAAAGCATCCAATTCAGAAcaacccaacaacaacaacagagaCTCAATCCTTCTTGAGAAGTTCAGGCAAAGAAGACTCAAAGGTTCTTCAAATGATGccccaaaaaccaaacccagaCCATCACCGGAATCATCAACTTCTGCAAATGAGGATGGACCCACCAAGGAAGTGAGCAGCTTTACTGAGTTGGGTCTGAGTGAGGAGTTGACTGAGGCTGCTGGGCATATGGGTGTTTTTGTTCCTTCTGAGATTCAGTGTGTTGGGATTCCTGCTGTTTTGAATGGGAAGAGTGTGGTGTTTAGTGCTCAGCCTAAGTCTGGCAGGACTTTAGCCTACTTGTTGCCGCTTGTTCAA ctGCTGCGTCAGGAGACAAAGCCCAAGCATCCACGAGCAGTAGTGCTATGCACCACAGAAGAGCTATCTGATGAG GTGTTTCAGGTGGCAAAGTTTATCAGCGATTCTGCACAGGCAGCACAGCTAAAGTCTGAAAAGGTTAATGGTTCGAACCAGAAAATTTTGTCGAATGCTCCAATTGGCATGATAGTTGGAACCCCTGGAGAGGTTCTTCAACACATTGACGAGGGAAATGTGGTTCCTGATGAAATCAAATACTTG GTGTTAGATGAGGTGGACACCATGTTTGGTTGTGGCCTTGGTCCTGAAATCCAAAAGATACTAAGGCCATTAAAAAATCATGCGTCAAAATCCAATGACAAAGGATTTCAAACTGTTTTGGTGACTTCAACAGCGGCGAAG ATACTAGGCGAACAGCTATCTCCCTTTGTGGAACGACTGGAGCATAGTCATGCAGGACAAATTGCTGCAATGTTGCTAGAGATGGACAAAACAGAAGTATTTCATCTCACTGAGTCTCTGGATGTTCTGAAGAAGAAAGTGGCTGAGGCTATGGATTCCCTTAATATAACCGCATCAGAATCGTGA